The window TGGTCCTCGATGGTGGAGCGCAGGGTGTCGGCGTCGTCCTCGACGGCGCCGACCCGGTAGGCGATGGCGCCGGCGTCCCGTGCGGCCGCGGCCAGCGCGAAGCTGTTGGAGTCGTAGATGGTGCCCGCGGTGAGCGCCTCGCCGGGCTGGACCAGCTCGCTGCCGGTGGACAGGACCACCACGCGGGGGCGCGGCCGCACCCGTACGGTGCCGCGCCCGATGGCGGCCAGCAGGGCGATCTGCGGCGGCCCGAGGACCGTGCCGGCGGCGAGCGCGAGGTCACCGGCCTGTACGTCGCTGCCGCGCGCGCGGACGTGGGCCCGCGCCTCGGCGGCGCGGTGCACCCGCACCTCGCCGCCCGCGTGCTCCGGGGCGGCGCTCGCCGGGGTCATCCCGGCGGCCGCTCCGCCGCCGGTGCCGCCGTCGGTCCACTCGACCGGTACGACGGCTTCCGCGCCGGGCGGCAGCGGGGCTCCGGTCATGATCCTGGCAGCCTCGCCGGGGCCCACGGTGGGCAGCTCACCGCTGCCCGCCGCGACGTCCCCGACGACGGTGAGCACCGCGGGAAACTCCTCGCTCGCACCCTGGACGTCGGCCGTGCGGACGGCGTAGCCGTCCATGGAGCTGTTGTCGAAGGGCGGGAGGGCGACGGGCACGGTCACGTCCTCGACCAGGACACAGCCCTGGGCGTCCAGCAGTTGGAGCTCGATGGGCTCCAACGGCCGGACGGCCGAGAGGACGTCCGCGAGGTGCTCGTCCACGGACCACAGACGGTGGCCGGTGTCCTGCGGTGCGGAACTGCTCAAGGTGCTACATCTCCTCCGTGACGTAACGGTGAAGCCAGGTGCGGAACTCGGGGCCCAGGTCCTCCCGCTCGCACGCGAGGCGGACGATGGCCCGCAGGTAGTCGCCGCGGTCCCCGGTGTCGTAGCGACGGCCCCGGAAGACCACGCCGTGCACCGGACCGCCGATGCTCTCGTCGGCGGCAAGCTTCTGCAGGGCGTCGGTGAGCTGGATCTCCCCACCGCGGCCCGGCTCGGTCTCCCGCAGTATGTCGAAGATCGCGGGGTTGAGGACGTAGCGTCCAATAACCGCGTAATTGCTGGGGGCGTCCTGGGGCTCCGGCTTCTCGACGAGTCCGGTGACGCGGACCACGTCCGCCTCGTCCGTGGCCTCGACGGCGGCGCAGCCGTAGAGGTGGACGCTGG is drawn from Streptomyces sp. NBC_01232 and contains these coding sequences:
- the glp gene encoding molybdotransferase-like divisome protein Glp, producing MSSSAPQDTGHRLWSVDEHLADVLSAVRPLEPIELQLLDAQGCVLVEDVTVPVALPPFDNSSMDGYAVRTADVQGASEEFPAVLTVVGDVAAGSGELPTVGPGEAARIMTGAPLPPGAEAVVPVEWTDGGTGGGAAAGMTPASAAPEHAGGEVRVHRAAEARAHVRARGSDVQAGDLALAAGTVLGPPQIALLAAIGRGTVRVRPRPRVVVLSTGSELVQPGEALTAGTIYDSNSFALAAAARDAGAIAYRVGAVEDDADTLRSTIEDQLIRADLLVTTGGVSVGAYDVVKEALSSVGSGDADAEDVDGGGIDFRKLAMQPGKPQGFGTIGPDHTPLLALPGNPVSSYVSFELFVRPAIRTLMGLPDSEVRRPSVRAVLAADKALGSPAGRRQFLRGKYDAESGTVSPVGGSGSHLIAALAHADSLMVVPEDVTSVEPGTELEVVLLS